The nucleotide window CCCCCGCGTTTACCCGCCCGGCTCCGACATCATCGTGCAGGTGACTAAGGGGCCGATCGGCACCAAGGGGCCGCGCGTGACCACCAACCTGGTCCTGCCCGGCCGTTATCTGGTCCTGCTGCCCAACTCCGAGCAGTCGGGCATCTCCCGCAAAATCGAAAACCACGAAGAACGCCAGCGGTTGAAAAAAATCCTCCGCAACCTGCATATCCCCGACGGCATGGGGGTCATCATCCGCACGGTGGGCGAGGGACAGCAGGCCCGCTACTTCGTGCGCGACCTGGCGCTGTTGCTCGAAGAATGGGCCGGCATCCAGGAGCGCATCCGCACCCTGCCGGCCCCCGCCTGCGTGTTCAAGGAGCCGGACCTGATCGAGCGCACCGTGCGGGACTTCCTCACCGAGGACGTGGAGCGCATTGTGGTGGACAACGCGGCGGCGTGCGAACGCATGAAGCAGATGATCGGCCGCATCTCCAAACGCTCCGTCAGCAAGGTCAAGTTGTACACCGAGAGCACGCCCATCTTTGACAAGTTCAACATCACCCCGCAGCTCGAGCAGGCCTTCTCGCGCCAGGTCACCCTCAAGAGCGGCGGACACCTGGTCATTGACGAAACGGAGGCCCTGGTGGCCATTGACGTCAACCCCGGCCGCCACAAGGGCACCAAGGACCAGGAGTCCACCATCCTCAAGGTCAACCTCGAAGCCGCCGAGGAAATCTGCCGGCAGTTGCGCCTGCGCAACATCGGCGGCCTCATCGTGCTGGACTTCATTGACATGCGCCATCCCCGCGACCGCCAGGCCGTGTACCGCAAAATGCTGGAATGTCTCAAACGCGACCGCGCCAAAACCCATATCCTGCCCATCTCCCAACTGGGCTTGATGGAGATGACGCGCCAGCGGCATTCGGAGAGTGTGCGGGCCTCGGTGTTTGACGACTGCCCCTACTGCAAAGGCCGCGGCAAGGTCAAAAGCGCCCTCTCCATGAGCGTCGAAATCCAGCGGCGCCTGGCCGAGATCCTCAAGAAACGGCCCCGCGATGAATCGGACTTCCAGCTCCGCATCGTGGTGCACCCCACCGTCCTCGAACGCCTGCGCAAGGAGGACGAGAAGCTCATCATCGAGATGGAGAAAAAGTATTTCGGCCGGCTCAGCTTCCGTGCCGATCCCAGCTTCCACGCCGAGCAGTTCAAAATCTACAATGCGCTGACCAACGAGGAGCTGGCCTCCGAGAAAGATTAATCACTACCCTGCTTGAAGGAGGGCCGGCGCTCGCGTCGGCCCTCCATTTTTTTGCCGGCACGCACAGCGTTGGACTTCTTCCCGCGCACCGGGTATTTCCTGAACATCCCGGTAATTGGTCCGTTGGGTACAAACTTTTTCACCTGCACGGTTTCGAGCAGGGTGGTCAAAAAAAGCCAGTTTTTAAGCCGTCGGATTTATGTCTGTAAGTTGTTAAAGATAAACACTTTATAAATATTTGACGGCTCGTTTTTTCCCTTGGCATGGCCGGTGCTCTATGGCCCGCACGTTAAGTCGGGCATCTGCCTGAGGTGGATGCATCGTGGCAATAGCAATCAACGCGGTGAACGCACAGGCGAACATGAAGAAAATCGAAGCCATCATAAAACCGTTCAAATTGGACGATGTCAAAGATGCCCTGAGTGACTTGGGCATCGAGGGTATGACGGTGACCGAGGTCAAGGGATTTGGCCGGCAGAAAGGGCACACCGAAATCTACCGCGGCAGCGAGTACACGGTGGATTTCCTTCCCAAAATCAAAGTGGAGGTGGTGGTGGCCGACAGTCAGTGCGAGGCGGCAGTGGGGGCCATTCTGAAGTCCGCCAAGACGGGCAAGATCGGAGACGGCAAAATCTTCATCACCACCATAGATGAAGCCATCCGCATCCGCACCGAAGAACGGGGGCAGCAGGCGGTGTAAGGGATGAAGCGATGGCCGGCAAGATGAACCCAAGAATCTTAAACGTTAACCCTTTCTAAAGCGAAATTATGAAAAAGATTTTTCTGCTTCTGAGTTTGATGACCTGGATGGCGCTCGGCGGCGGCACGGCTCTGAGGGCGGCGGACGCCGCCCCGGCGCCCGAGCGCTCGCTGGCGGAGCGCATTGCGGATCTGGAGGCCTACATGAACAACGTGGCGCGGGTGGAAAACACCAATGCGCCCTCCAAAATCCCCGGCCCGGGGCCGGGCCACAATGCCTGGCAGATGACCTCGACGGCCCTGGTGTTGTTCATGACGCTGCCGGGCCTGGCCCTGTTCTACGGCGGCCTGGTGCGGCGCAAGAATGTGCTTTCCGTCATGGCGCAATGCCTGGGCATCGCCGGCCTGTCCACCGTGTTGTGGTTTATTTGCGGATACAGCCTGACGTTTGCCCCGGGCAATCCGTTCATCGGCGGGTTTGACTACCTTTTCCTCAAGGGCGTCAACGGCGGCGAGGTCGGGCAGGGGAGCAACTGGATCAGCAACAACGTGTGGGCCATGTTCCAGCTCACCTTTGCCATCATCACCCCCGCGTTGATCGTGGGCGCCATTGCCGAGCGCATGAAATTCTCCGCTCTCATGCTCTTCATGCTGGGCTGGATGTTTCTGGTGTATTTCCCGCTGGCCCACATGGTCTGGGCGGCGGACGGCTTGATGTGCGGGCCGCTCAATCCCAACGCCAAGATCAAGGCGCTGGATTTCGCCGGAGGCACCGTGGTGCACATGTCCTCGGGCTGGTCCGCGCTGGTGCTCTGCTTGATCCTGGGCAAGCGCCTGGGCTTTCCCAAGGAGCTCATGCCGCCGCACAGCATGGTGTTGACCATGATCGGCACCGGCATGCTGTGGGTGGGTTGGTATGGGTTTAATGCCGGCAGCGCCCTGGCCGCCGACGGCATCGCGGCCAACGCTTTCGTGGCCACGACGCTGGCCGCGGCGATCGCGAGCTTCGTGTGGCCCATGGCGGAGTGGGTGTTCCGCGGCAAGCCGAGTGTGCTCGGTTTCTGCTCCGGCGCGGTGGCAGGCTTGGTGGTCGTC belongs to Verrucomicrobiia bacterium and includes:
- a CDS encoding ammonium transporter; the encoded protein is MKKIFLLLSLMTWMALGGGTALRAADAAPAPERSLAERIADLEAYMNNVARVENTNAPSKIPGPGPGHNAWQMTSTALVLFMTLPGLALFYGGLVRRKNVLSVMAQCLGIAGLSTVLWFICGYSLTFAPGNPFIGGFDYLFLKGVNGGEVGQGSNWISNNVWAMFQLTFAIITPALIVGAIAERMKFSALMLFMLGWMFLVYFPLAHMVWAADGLMCGPLNPNAKIKALDFAGGTVVHMSSGWSALVLCLILGKRLGFPKELMPPHSMVLTMIGTGMLWVGWYGFNAGSALAADGIAANAFVATTLAAAIASFVWPMAEWVFRGKPSVLGFCSGAVAGLVVVTPACGFVNTNGAVLIGVAAGLVPFFACWKLKAWLGYDDALDTFGVHGVGGTLGAFLTGLLAKLEANANLGNNLKSLVGHSLWIEQLKAIGLTILMAVIGTTIIAFIVKAVVGLRPAPEDERLGLDITDHGEEGYNLI
- a CDS encoding P-II family nitrogen regulator encodes the protein MKKIEAIIKPFKLDDVKDALSDLGIEGMTVTEVKGFGRQKGHTEIYRGSEYTVDFLPKIKVEVVVADSQCEAAVGAILKSAKTGKIGDGKIFITTIDEAIRIRTEERGQQAV
- a CDS encoding Rne/Rng family ribonuclease: MSETGRSFGRRRGGMRFRPTGGLKPPSPKVERAAQEARAEALGTKNEVESIYDRRRHEAEIQRAENLAAGLPPDAPPAPAPEAPPTEGGRSQEFRAPNLDTPAEVTEDTYQPVEIEEKPKGLVESIKHAANKVITKVKRLIRPVQRSHKEVIINVESLETRVAVLEAGRLEEFTIERTTEERMAGSIYKGKVRNLEDGLKAAFVDIGYEKNAFLHYWDIVPSNFDSSVEVVERDTGRRREREKPKITQKDIPRVYPPGSDIIVQVTKGPIGTKGPRVTTNLVLPGRYLVLLPNSEQSGISRKIENHEERQRLKKILRNLHIPDGMGVIIRTVGEGQQARYFVRDLALLLEEWAGIQERIRTLPAPACVFKEPDLIERTVRDFLTEDVERIVVDNAAACERMKQMIGRISKRSVSKVKLYTESTPIFDKFNITPQLEQAFSRQVTLKSGGHLVIDETEALVAIDVNPGRHKGTKDQESTILKVNLEAAEEICRQLRLRNIGGLIVLDFIDMRHPRDRQAVYRKMLECLKRDRAKTHILPISQLGLMEMTRQRHSESVRASVFDDCPYCKGRGKVKSALSMSVEIQRRLAEILKKRPRDESDFQLRIVVHPTVLERLRKEDEKLIIEMEKKYFGRLSFRADPSFHAEQFKIYNALTNEELASEKD